In the genome of Raphanus sativus cultivar WK10039 chromosome 9, ASM80110v3, whole genome shotgun sequence, the window GCAGCGGCACACTAAGTATTCTGAATGTCTACTTTTTTTGCTGATTTGATGGTTAGGTGACACCACAACGCAAAGCTTCAATATAGATACAGCAGAAAGAGGATTGTTACCATAGGGAATTCTAATGGTCAATGAACTTCCTCTGGCTCGGTGATCAAACTTGGCAGGTACTTTTTTTCCTGGTAAGATAACCCATTCACAAGACAAGGAACGGTGGATAATTTCTCTTCGTGCTTGTTGGCCTAATTTGAAGCAGTTGGTGAAATCGAGTACTGCATTTGGACTGCTATTCAAAGGGCAAAACACGGTCTCCAGTGATTCGCAATCTTCCGCATTTAAGGATTTGATCGAACCAGGGAGCTCTGGCAATGATGCGAGTCTTCTACATCCATCAAGGGAGAGTTGCTCTAGCTGATGAAGATCTTTGATGCAATCTGGAATCGTCTCAATATCAGAATACCGTAGGTCTAGACATATTAGACTCTTGTGGAGATGTGTTAATCCCTTGAGTTTCCCACTTTTCCTTATACGAGAGTACATACCAGATGATGGCGGCCGTTGTCGAAAAGAGTCCCCACATATACTCAATCTCGGTGAAGTAGTTGAAATAAACAGAAACTTTCTCAATTTTGAACATCCGTTCATTTCGACAATTCCAAGAGAAGCCAAGTTCAGGTGGTCTGGAATGACTTGTAGGTTTACGCAATCATCCATCCACCACAATTCTAGTTTCTGAAGATGCATAAAAGAGGATGGAATCTCTACCAAACTCTTGCAATAACTCATATCCAATATCTTCAGATTTGTTGCTCTTGAAAGATCCGGGAGTTCCTTCAACTGGCATGAAAATGACAGATCAAGCTTCTTGAGATTTGCAAGCCGCTGAATTTGAGAACCACACAACAACAGAGGGACATCATATAACATGAAGAGaagataattcatatatatatatatatatatattaagtacaTACACCAACCTGGGTTCCTTTCCAGAGGTGCTCGAATTTGCCATGCTTCATATCAAGTTCCACGAGATATTCAGGATGAAAGGAAGGAGGAAGACACTTGTTAGGGTATGCATTCCAATGTAGAAACCTTAGACGGCGTGGAAACTTCATCTCCTCAGGTATATGTATTACATCATTCATATCATCTCTGCTTTTTTCCCCAGCAAGAATGTCAAATTTTAGTTTGTCATCTCTGCTTTTGTAGACTTTGAGAAACTGAAGAttatacattcttttaaaaGCTCTTTCGTCAACAATCAGGTCGTTGATTCCTGATATATCAAATGATATGCCGGACACAGCTCTAGTTCCCTAAACCAAATTacagataaaaaataaaaggttAGGTCCCTATGTCAGATTTTGCCTAGAATGACTGGtctgatataaaaataattaccaAGGAATcaaacagatatatatatatataaaaaagtggAAAAGAATTTACTGTTTCGTTTTCGAGGACATCGCAAATCTCATGCGCATCCAGTAAGATTTGGCGTTTCCAAGGCTCTTGTTTATGAATGGCTTGTCTACCCACTCGTCGTAGTAGCTTGTGCATCTCGATTATATTCCCATATGTAGATATCTCTATGAGAGATCTATAGACTAGGATCTGCAAACCGCGTTTGACATCTATTGTACCGTCAGAGAACATGGCTTTCACAAGATCACTATCTTCATTGTTGAAGAAGACTGCAATGTGGAGAAATAGGGTTTGCTCATTCTCCTCTAAACTTTCATAGCCCACTTTTAGCACGTCCTCTATACCTTGATCAAGAATAGTTTCCAGTCTG includes:
- the LOC130494741 gene encoding disease resistance protein RML1B-like, which gives rise to MHLQKLELWWMDDCVNLQVIPDHLNLASLGIVEMNGCSKLRKFLFISTTSPRLSICGDSFRQRPPSSDCIKDLHQLEQLSLDGCRRLASLPELPGSIKSLNAEDCESLETVFCPLNSSPNAVLDFTNCFKLGQQARREIIHRSLSCEWVILPGKKVPAKFDHRARGSSLTIRIPYGNNPLSAVSILKLCVVVSPNHQISKKSRHSEYLVCRCISKGDLDPVVEEFCVSYVSRYRSEHLLIFHPRLPFIFPSEVSRETVFEFSSKSHEFDVIECGAKVFEDKSIQGSYESGSDQVSEDHIDYLTDGRYESCEDDINSLIDESLELNPANPLQATPYESSEEREWSEDEYELSEQYRQSRRQFRAQCRRRSESQRTIEEFEKKKIPK